In one Suricata suricatta isolate VVHF042 chromosome 9, meerkat_22Aug2017_6uvM2_HiC, whole genome shotgun sequence genomic region, the following are encoded:
- the NDUFAF1 gene encoding complex I intermediate-associated protein 30, mitochondrial isoform X2, whose product MALVHKFLSGTYMFRKCPKPGVASCPFLGTRFVDYCSSSLQKPVAGPGKNSSEGDLQGHHQREVALNITSPEEKSEVSFDKAIKDEIKSHFRRLKDDIVNYWIGPEGRPLHEVLLEQAKVVWQFRGKEDLDKWIVTSDKTIGGRSEVFLKMGKNNQSALLYGTLSSEAPKDGESGRSGYCAMISRIPRIPFSKFFFSNQGRIRDAQYQLLLDKISSIGFTLADKVDGPFFLEIDFIGVFTDPAHTEEFAYENSPELNPRLFK is encoded by the exons ATGGCTTTGGTTCACAAGTTTCTGAGTGGCACTTATATGTTCAGAAAATGCCCAAAGCCAGGTGTTGCCTCATGTCCATTTTTGGGTACTCGCTTTGTAGACTATTGTTCTAGTAGTCTTCAGAAACCCGTGGCTGGTCCTGGTAAAAACTCCTCTGAAGGAGATTTGCAAGGACATCACCAGAGAGAAGTTGCTTTGAATATAACTTCTCCAGAGGAGAAATCCGAAGTTAGTTTTGATAAAGCAATTAAAGACGAAATAAAGAGCCATTTTAGGCGTTTGAAGGATGATATTGTGAATTATTGGATAGGCCCTGAAGGCCGCCCTCTGCATGAAGTCTTGCTGGAACAAGCCAAGGTCGTCTGGCAATTCCGTGGAAAAGAGGACTTAGATAAGTGGATAGTGACTTCTGATAAGACGATAGGAGGCAGAAGTGAAGTGTTCCTGAAGATGGGTAAGAATAATCAGAGTGCACTGCTGTATGGAACTCTGAGCTCTGAGGCGCCTAAGGATGGGGAAAGTGGCCGCAGTGGGTACTGTGCAATGATATCCAGGATTCCAAGG ATTCCTTTCTccaaatttttcttctctaaccAAGGAAGAATCCGGGATGCCCAGTACCAGCTTCTGCTTGACAAG ATCTCTTCTATTGGATTCACCCTGGCTGATAAAGTGGATGGTCCATTCTTCCTGGAAATAGATTTTATTGGAGTTTTTACTGATCCAGCCCACACAGAAGAATTCGCCTATGAAAATTCTCCAGAGCTTAACCCAAGACTTTTTAAGTAG
- the NDUFAF1 gene encoding complex I intermediate-associated protein 30, mitochondrial isoform X1: MALVHKFLSGTYMFRKCPKPGVASCPFLGTRFVDYCSSSLQKPVAGPGKNSSEGDLQGHHQREVALNITSPEEKSEVSFDKAIKDEIKSHFRRLKDDIVNYWIGPEGRPLHEVLLEQAKVVWQFRGKEDLDKWIVTSDKTIGGRSEVFLKMGKNNQSALLYGTLSSEAPKDGESGRSGYCAMISRIPRGPFERKRSYDWSQFNTLYLRVRGDGRPWMVNIREDTDLIQRKNQMYSYFMFTRGGPYWQEVKIPFSKFFFSNQGRIRDAQYQLLLDKISSIGFTLADKVDGPFFLEIDFIGVFTDPAHTEEFAYENSPELNPRLFK, translated from the exons ATGGCTTTGGTTCACAAGTTTCTGAGTGGCACTTATATGTTCAGAAAATGCCCAAAGCCAGGTGTTGCCTCATGTCCATTTTTGGGTACTCGCTTTGTAGACTATTGTTCTAGTAGTCTTCAGAAACCCGTGGCTGGTCCTGGTAAAAACTCCTCTGAAGGAGATTTGCAAGGACATCACCAGAGAGAAGTTGCTTTGAATATAACTTCTCCAGAGGAGAAATCCGAAGTTAGTTTTGATAAAGCAATTAAAGACGAAATAAAGAGCCATTTTAGGCGTTTGAAGGATGATATTGTGAATTATTGGATAGGCCCTGAAGGCCGCCCTCTGCATGAAGTCTTGCTGGAACAAGCCAAGGTCGTCTGGCAATTCCGTGGAAAAGAGGACTTAGATAAGTGGATAGTGACTTCTGATAAGACGATAGGAGGCAGAAGTGAAGTGTTCCTGAAGATGGGTAAGAATAATCAGAGTGCACTGCTGTATGGAACTCTGAGCTCTGAGGCGCCTAAGGATGGGGAAAGTGGCCGCAGTGGGTACTGTGCAATGATATCCAGGATTCCAAGG GGcccttttgagagaaagaggtcTTATGATTGGTCCCAGTTCAACACTCTGTATCTCCGTGTGCGTGGAGATGGTCGGCCTTGGATGGTGAATATCAGAGAGGACACGGATTTAATCCAGAGGAAGAATCAGATGTATAGTTACTTCATGTTCACCCGTGGGGGGCCCTACTGGCAGGAGGTCAAG ATTCCTTTCTccaaatttttcttctctaaccAAGGAAGAATCCGGGATGCCCAGTACCAGCTTCTGCTTGACAAG ATCTCTTCTATTGGATTCACCCTGGCTGATAAAGTGGATGGTCCATTCTTCCTGGAAATAGATTTTATTGGAGTTTTTACTGATCCAGCCCACACAGAAGAATTCGCCTATGAAAATTCTCCAGAGCTTAACCCAAGACTTTTTAAGTAG